In the genome of Neofelis nebulosa isolate mNeoNeb1 chromosome 8, mNeoNeb1.pri, whole genome shotgun sequence, one region contains:
- the JCAD gene encoding junctional cadherin 5-associated protein isoform X1, with protein sequence MYSVEDLLISHGYKLSRGIPAPHDGDREGRRHARPRARAGQGLLNGCEDGPAGPPPSKPSPGKGHVSASEDSHHLRRALGEPQSASASRAREAGFYHQPMLRWSSQPQTAHDHASWRRKGQEVGGLLGPRAREDPEVRGMAQAHSLPAHTREGPWEVGGRTENVMKKAVWEEEPRMAGPAKWQNISLESWNQPRKLGRQMSDGDGERLFQDLYPFVRGEHVLNSQGKGKSQSLPRVLSPEGLTCVEIPIPLNDGHFQGVPKMPFYPPNCAPNVESKRNPEKGGSSVPFPRPKFGRPLKPPPYDSHQHSRAGVEASDSLDSQQADLCVSLLTKPSGPRLEPCAPDSSLEPPVYVPPPSYRSPPQHIANPYVEDTVPGPVCGPRQQQHPLEPAGPPGTGNEYGASPHSPRGVPQQPPPTTAYDGSVLYIPFDDPRIRHFKLARPRGFCQETTANEKSYNSSPSTALAPAHGNGQRDGAVWGPQSVRTSPGGVSGPATADPSPWWLWDQLPRDAENGAPDQRAHGAVGGQWPALDGGQGGHTEGLASPPSPQGESTCETRTKLKKFETGIRTKKSSKKKMNETVFCLVSFPVKSESHLPDIDTNNNDLKQGTDKRNGLDKSAALQEQSLLSMSSTDLELQALTGSMVGRTEFQKQDLGEPEEGKQTNDLRFIHPAQHRELKYSGSWPGHQYRDQQTQTAFAEESRSALPLPGQKPGGSPKAVLTPKYSDPLVSEAHAPTELAPGDRNQRPSAHHLKGQMSLSPSSNSAFSRTSSCVSQAPVSKAGPSQACAEGRGRRASPVPRGDVVKGETTGPCNSKQLFGQFLLKPVSRRPWDLISQLESFNKELQEEEESSPSGSDSSSEDSDTEWQPEGRAEATGKHWGCGGDGQAWRVEEPGARPGRAKSKSESWSEGQKPGWPGARAQCPGPAEVEGGRGAAVVAHGGPIADEGNQEVERALNTEPAVSPGPVKRAASSRSGDTKPVPSLDPASLRQPPGSQALPRVPISAELSPATPRKAGGEEGRSPPVPLALASKPRGLSAPDLRSVGLTRAQQQSAGKSDASSGEASAIEIPPNESLQARAARILGIEVAVESLLPGTRRTGQDQHPEPDGGGRGPEAPREEPGSGSQLDDPAASPDAFYGRRKCGWTQSPLFVGERDSARRAAPAAEPSGADGTVPSKASSPEPQYSPQESRSFNPKDMGTKPPFKSTLFHFIERTPNMPGSEKRLRSTSKVIESLQEKLASPPRRADPGRLMRMKEVSSVSRMRLLTSRSTDSTEEAEEPKAERDPGMQPGGPVSLNARDLARKAGLPLVVSKGALPPEEDGRPTAHGEKKTIHQDFWCPDSYDPSRVERV encoded by the coding sequence GTTTTATCATCAGCCCATGCTGAGGTGGTCCTCTCAGCCCCAGACCGCTCACGACCACGCCTCCTGGAGAAGAAAAGGACAGGAGGTCGGTGGCTTGCTGGGGCCAAGGGCCCGAGAAGACCCAGAGGTCAGAGGGATGGCCCAAGCCCACAGTCTGCCCGCTCACACGAGGGAGGGCCCATGGGAAgttggaggaaggacagagaacgTGATGAAGAAGGCAGTTTGGGAAGAAGAGCCGAGAATGGCAGGACCTGCCAAGTGGCAGAATATCAGCCTGGAGAGCTGGAACCAGCCAAGGAAACTAGGGAGGCAAATGTCTGATGGTGATGGGGAGAGACTGTTTCAAGATCTGTACCCATTTGTGCGAGGAGAACATGTGCTGAATTCCCAAGGCAAAGGGAAATCCCAGTCATTGCCCAGGGTTCTTTCCCCCGAGGGCCTGACTTGCGTGGAAATTCCCATCCCATTAAATGATGGACATTTTCAAGGTGTTCCTAAAATGCCATTTTATCCCCCAAATTGTGCGCCAAATGTGGAATCCAAAAGGAACCCCGAGAAGGGGGGTTCCTCGGTCCCTTTCCCCCGGCCTAAGTTTGGGAGACCCCTCAAGCCTCCACCTTACGACTCCCACCAACACTCCAGGGCGGGCGTGGAGGCCAGTGACTCTCTGGACAGTCAGCAGGCGGACTTGTGCGTCTCCCTCTTGACCAAACCCAGCGGGCCCCGGCTGGAGCCGTGCGCGCCCGACTCTAGTTTGGAGCCTCCCGTGTACGTGCCTCCGCCATCATACAGGTCGCCGCCCCAGCACATCGCAAACCCCTACGTGGAGGACACAGTGCCTGGGCCCGTGTGTGGTCCCCGTCAGCAGCAGCATCCGTTGGAGCCGGCCGGTCCCCCTGGCACCGGGAATGAGTATGGTGCAAGCCCACACTCTCCTCGCGGGGTCCCTCAGCAGCCCCCGCCGACCACCGCGTACGATGGCTCCGTTCTGTATATTCCCTTTGACGACCCACGGATACGGCATTTCAAACTGGCCCGCCCCCGGGGTTTCTGTCAAGAAACAACAGCCAACGAGAAGTCCTACAACTCTAGTCCCAGCACTGCCCTGGCCCCCGCTCATGGAAACGGTCAACGAGATGGTGCCGTTTGGGGCCCACAGAGTGTGAGAACCTCGCCGGGGGGTGTGAGTGGCCCGGCCACTGCCGATCCCAGTCCCTGGTGGCTGTGGGACCAGCTCCCCAGGGATGCGGAAAATGGCGCTCCTGACCAAAGAGCCCACGGTGCCGTGGGGGGACAGTGGCCTGCCCTGGACGGCGGCCAGGGCGGGCACACAGAAGGCCTCGCCTCCCCCCCAAGCCCGCAGGGCGAGAGTACCTGTGAAACTCGAACCAAGCTCAAGAAGTTCGAAACCGGGATTCGGACCAAGAaaagttcaaagaagaaaatgaacgaGACAGTATTTTGTTTGGTTTCCTTCCCAGTTAAATCAGAATCACATCTGCCAGATATAGATACGAACAACAATGACTTAAAACAGGGCACTGATAAAAGGAATGGGCTTGATAAGAGCGCAGCTTTGCAGGAACAAAGTCTGCTGAGCATGTCTTCCACCGACCTGGAGCTGCAGGCACTCACAGGAAGCAtggtggggagaacagagttccagaAACAAGATCTGGGGGAACCAGaagaaggcaaacaaacaaatgaccTCAGATTCATTCACCCTGCACAACACAGAGAGCTCAAGTATTCTGGCTCGTGGCCAGGGCACCAGTACAGAGACCAGCAAACCCAAACCGCTTTTGCAGAGGAGTCCAGAAGCGCGCTGCCCCTCCCCGGTCAGAAGCCGGGAGGCTCACCAAAAGCAGTGCTGACTCCAAAATACTCAGACCCTCTCGTCTCTGAGGCTCACGCGCCCACGGAGTTAGCTCCCGGCGACCGAAACCAGAGGCCAAGTGCTCATCACCTGAAAGGCCAAATGTCcctcagcccctccagcaacAGTGCTTTCTCAAGGACTTCCTCCTGCGTAAGCCAGGCACCTGTTTCAAAAGCCGGGCCCAGTCAGGCCTGCGCCGAGGGCCGTGGCCGCAGAGCCAGCCCCGTGCCCAGGGGCGACGTGGTGAAGGGGGAGACCACCGGCCCGTGCAACAGCAAACAGCTGTTTGGTCAGTTTCTCCTGAAGCCAGTTAGCCGCCGTCCCTGGGATTTGATTAGCCAGCTAGAGAGTTTTAACAAGGAGcttcaggaagaggaagagagcagTCCTAGCGGCAGCGACAGCAGCAGCGAGGACAGTGACACAGAGTGGCAGCCCGAAGGCCGTGCTGAGGCCACGGGCAAGCACTGGGGCTGCGGGGGAGACGGCCAGGCGTGGAGGGTTGAGGAGCCCGGGGCCAGGCCGGGAAGAGCCAAGAGTAAGTCCGAAAGCTGGAGCGAGGGGCAGAAGCCTGGCTGGCCTGGCGCCCGTGCTCAGTGCCCGGGCCCCGCGGAGGTGGAAGGAGGCCGGGGGGCGGCGGTGGTGGCACACGGAGGCCCGATCGCCGATGAGGGAAACCAGGAGGTGGAGCGCGCCCTGAACACCGAGCCAGCCGTCAGCCCAGGTCCTGTGAAGAGAGCGGCTTCCTCCAGGTCAGGTGACACAAAACCAGTGCCCTCGTTGGATCCGGCCTCACTGAGGCAGCCCCCGGGAAGCCAGGCACTGCCCCGTGTTCCCATTTCTGCCGAGCTGAGCCCAGCGACCCCTCGGAAGGCCGGTGGCGAGGAGGGGAGGAGCCCGCCGGTCCCGCTCGCCCTCGCCAGCAAACCCCGAGGGCTCTCGGCGCCGGACTTGAGGTCTGTGGGACTGACGCGGGCACAGCAGCAGAGCGCCGGGAAGTCAGATGCGTCTTCAGGTGAAGCCAGTGCAATAGAAATCCCCCCAAATGAGTCCCTTCAAGCAAGGGCTGCGAGGATCCTGGGCATCGAGGTGGCCGTGGAGTCCCTGCTGCCAGGCACCAGGAGAACGGGACAGGACCAGCACCCCGAGCCTGACGGAGGTGGCCGCGGGCCGGAGGCCCCCAGGGAGGAGCCTGGGTCCGGTTCACAGCTGGATGACCCCGCAGCGTCCCCTGACGCCTTTTACGGCAGGAGAAAGTGCGGCTGGACCCAAAGCCCTCTCTTTGTAGGGGAAAGGGACAGCGCCCGTCGCGCTGCCCCGGCTGCTGAGCCCTCGGGTGCGGACGGGACTGTCCCCAGCAAGGCCTCCAGCCCCGAGCCTCAGTACAGTCCCCAAGAGTCCAGGTCCTTCAATCCCAAGGACATGGGGACAAAGCCACCCTTCAAGTCCACCCTGTTCCATTTTATAGAAAGGACCCCAAATATGCCAGGCTCAGAAAAGAGGCTCAGAAGCACTTCCAAAGTGATTGAAAGTTTACAAGAGAAACTGGCTTCGCCCCCTAGGAGAGCAGACCCCGGCCGCTTGATGAGGATGAAGGAGGTGAGCTCCGTGTCCCGGATGAGGCTCCTGACCTCCCGGAGCACTGACTCCACAGAGGAGGCTGAGGAACCGAAGGCCGAGAGGGACCCCGGGATGCAGCCCGGAGGCCCGGTGTCTCTGAATGCCAGGGACCTGGCTCGGAAGGCCGGGCTCCCACTCGTGGTCTCCAAGGGCGCCCTCCCGCCAGAAGAAGACGGTCGTCCAACGGCACACGGGGAGAAGAAGACCATCCATCAGGATTTCTGGTGCCCAG
- the JCAD gene encoding junctional cadherin 5-associated protein isoform X2 — protein MLRWSSQPQTAHDHASWRRKGQEVGGLLGPRAREDPEVRGMAQAHSLPAHTREGPWEVGGRTENVMKKAVWEEEPRMAGPAKWQNISLESWNQPRKLGRQMSDGDGERLFQDLYPFVRGEHVLNSQGKGKSQSLPRVLSPEGLTCVEIPIPLNDGHFQGVPKMPFYPPNCAPNVESKRNPEKGGSSVPFPRPKFGRPLKPPPYDSHQHSRAGVEASDSLDSQQADLCVSLLTKPSGPRLEPCAPDSSLEPPVYVPPPSYRSPPQHIANPYVEDTVPGPVCGPRQQQHPLEPAGPPGTGNEYGASPHSPRGVPQQPPPTTAYDGSVLYIPFDDPRIRHFKLARPRGFCQETTANEKSYNSSPSTALAPAHGNGQRDGAVWGPQSVRTSPGGVSGPATADPSPWWLWDQLPRDAENGAPDQRAHGAVGGQWPALDGGQGGHTEGLASPPSPQGESTCETRTKLKKFETGIRTKKSSKKKMNETVFCLVSFPVKSESHLPDIDTNNNDLKQGTDKRNGLDKSAALQEQSLLSMSSTDLELQALTGSMVGRTEFQKQDLGEPEEGKQTNDLRFIHPAQHRELKYSGSWPGHQYRDQQTQTAFAEESRSALPLPGQKPGGSPKAVLTPKYSDPLVSEAHAPTELAPGDRNQRPSAHHLKGQMSLSPSSNSAFSRTSSCVSQAPVSKAGPSQACAEGRGRRASPVPRGDVVKGETTGPCNSKQLFGQFLLKPVSRRPWDLISQLESFNKELQEEEESSPSGSDSSSEDSDTEWQPEGRAEATGKHWGCGGDGQAWRVEEPGARPGRAKSKSESWSEGQKPGWPGARAQCPGPAEVEGGRGAAVVAHGGPIADEGNQEVERALNTEPAVSPGPVKRAASSRSGDTKPVPSLDPASLRQPPGSQALPRVPISAELSPATPRKAGGEEGRSPPVPLALASKPRGLSAPDLRSVGLTRAQQQSAGKSDASSGEASAIEIPPNESLQARAARILGIEVAVESLLPGTRRTGQDQHPEPDGGGRGPEAPREEPGSGSQLDDPAASPDAFYGRRKCGWTQSPLFVGERDSARRAAPAAEPSGADGTVPSKASSPEPQYSPQESRSFNPKDMGTKPPFKSTLFHFIERTPNMPGSEKRLRSTSKVIESLQEKLASPPRRADPGRLMRMKEVSSVSRMRLLTSRSTDSTEEAEEPKAERDPGMQPGGPVSLNARDLARKAGLPLVVSKGALPPEEDGRPTAHGEKKTIHQDFWCPDSYDPSRVERV, from the coding sequence ATGCTGAGGTGGTCCTCTCAGCCCCAGACCGCTCACGACCACGCCTCCTGGAGAAGAAAAGGACAGGAGGTCGGTGGCTTGCTGGGGCCAAGGGCCCGAGAAGACCCAGAGGTCAGAGGGATGGCCCAAGCCCACAGTCTGCCCGCTCACACGAGGGAGGGCCCATGGGAAgttggaggaaggacagagaacgTGATGAAGAAGGCAGTTTGGGAAGAAGAGCCGAGAATGGCAGGACCTGCCAAGTGGCAGAATATCAGCCTGGAGAGCTGGAACCAGCCAAGGAAACTAGGGAGGCAAATGTCTGATGGTGATGGGGAGAGACTGTTTCAAGATCTGTACCCATTTGTGCGAGGAGAACATGTGCTGAATTCCCAAGGCAAAGGGAAATCCCAGTCATTGCCCAGGGTTCTTTCCCCCGAGGGCCTGACTTGCGTGGAAATTCCCATCCCATTAAATGATGGACATTTTCAAGGTGTTCCTAAAATGCCATTTTATCCCCCAAATTGTGCGCCAAATGTGGAATCCAAAAGGAACCCCGAGAAGGGGGGTTCCTCGGTCCCTTTCCCCCGGCCTAAGTTTGGGAGACCCCTCAAGCCTCCACCTTACGACTCCCACCAACACTCCAGGGCGGGCGTGGAGGCCAGTGACTCTCTGGACAGTCAGCAGGCGGACTTGTGCGTCTCCCTCTTGACCAAACCCAGCGGGCCCCGGCTGGAGCCGTGCGCGCCCGACTCTAGTTTGGAGCCTCCCGTGTACGTGCCTCCGCCATCATACAGGTCGCCGCCCCAGCACATCGCAAACCCCTACGTGGAGGACACAGTGCCTGGGCCCGTGTGTGGTCCCCGTCAGCAGCAGCATCCGTTGGAGCCGGCCGGTCCCCCTGGCACCGGGAATGAGTATGGTGCAAGCCCACACTCTCCTCGCGGGGTCCCTCAGCAGCCCCCGCCGACCACCGCGTACGATGGCTCCGTTCTGTATATTCCCTTTGACGACCCACGGATACGGCATTTCAAACTGGCCCGCCCCCGGGGTTTCTGTCAAGAAACAACAGCCAACGAGAAGTCCTACAACTCTAGTCCCAGCACTGCCCTGGCCCCCGCTCATGGAAACGGTCAACGAGATGGTGCCGTTTGGGGCCCACAGAGTGTGAGAACCTCGCCGGGGGGTGTGAGTGGCCCGGCCACTGCCGATCCCAGTCCCTGGTGGCTGTGGGACCAGCTCCCCAGGGATGCGGAAAATGGCGCTCCTGACCAAAGAGCCCACGGTGCCGTGGGGGGACAGTGGCCTGCCCTGGACGGCGGCCAGGGCGGGCACACAGAAGGCCTCGCCTCCCCCCCAAGCCCGCAGGGCGAGAGTACCTGTGAAACTCGAACCAAGCTCAAGAAGTTCGAAACCGGGATTCGGACCAAGAaaagttcaaagaagaaaatgaacgaGACAGTATTTTGTTTGGTTTCCTTCCCAGTTAAATCAGAATCACATCTGCCAGATATAGATACGAACAACAATGACTTAAAACAGGGCACTGATAAAAGGAATGGGCTTGATAAGAGCGCAGCTTTGCAGGAACAAAGTCTGCTGAGCATGTCTTCCACCGACCTGGAGCTGCAGGCACTCACAGGAAGCAtggtggggagaacagagttccagaAACAAGATCTGGGGGAACCAGaagaaggcaaacaaacaaatgaccTCAGATTCATTCACCCTGCACAACACAGAGAGCTCAAGTATTCTGGCTCGTGGCCAGGGCACCAGTACAGAGACCAGCAAACCCAAACCGCTTTTGCAGAGGAGTCCAGAAGCGCGCTGCCCCTCCCCGGTCAGAAGCCGGGAGGCTCACCAAAAGCAGTGCTGACTCCAAAATACTCAGACCCTCTCGTCTCTGAGGCTCACGCGCCCACGGAGTTAGCTCCCGGCGACCGAAACCAGAGGCCAAGTGCTCATCACCTGAAAGGCCAAATGTCcctcagcccctccagcaacAGTGCTTTCTCAAGGACTTCCTCCTGCGTAAGCCAGGCACCTGTTTCAAAAGCCGGGCCCAGTCAGGCCTGCGCCGAGGGCCGTGGCCGCAGAGCCAGCCCCGTGCCCAGGGGCGACGTGGTGAAGGGGGAGACCACCGGCCCGTGCAACAGCAAACAGCTGTTTGGTCAGTTTCTCCTGAAGCCAGTTAGCCGCCGTCCCTGGGATTTGATTAGCCAGCTAGAGAGTTTTAACAAGGAGcttcaggaagaggaagagagcagTCCTAGCGGCAGCGACAGCAGCAGCGAGGACAGTGACACAGAGTGGCAGCCCGAAGGCCGTGCTGAGGCCACGGGCAAGCACTGGGGCTGCGGGGGAGACGGCCAGGCGTGGAGGGTTGAGGAGCCCGGGGCCAGGCCGGGAAGAGCCAAGAGTAAGTCCGAAAGCTGGAGCGAGGGGCAGAAGCCTGGCTGGCCTGGCGCCCGTGCTCAGTGCCCGGGCCCCGCGGAGGTGGAAGGAGGCCGGGGGGCGGCGGTGGTGGCACACGGAGGCCCGATCGCCGATGAGGGAAACCAGGAGGTGGAGCGCGCCCTGAACACCGAGCCAGCCGTCAGCCCAGGTCCTGTGAAGAGAGCGGCTTCCTCCAGGTCAGGTGACACAAAACCAGTGCCCTCGTTGGATCCGGCCTCACTGAGGCAGCCCCCGGGAAGCCAGGCACTGCCCCGTGTTCCCATTTCTGCCGAGCTGAGCCCAGCGACCCCTCGGAAGGCCGGTGGCGAGGAGGGGAGGAGCCCGCCGGTCCCGCTCGCCCTCGCCAGCAAACCCCGAGGGCTCTCGGCGCCGGACTTGAGGTCTGTGGGACTGACGCGGGCACAGCAGCAGAGCGCCGGGAAGTCAGATGCGTCTTCAGGTGAAGCCAGTGCAATAGAAATCCCCCCAAATGAGTCCCTTCAAGCAAGGGCTGCGAGGATCCTGGGCATCGAGGTGGCCGTGGAGTCCCTGCTGCCAGGCACCAGGAGAACGGGACAGGACCAGCACCCCGAGCCTGACGGAGGTGGCCGCGGGCCGGAGGCCCCCAGGGAGGAGCCTGGGTCCGGTTCACAGCTGGATGACCCCGCAGCGTCCCCTGACGCCTTTTACGGCAGGAGAAAGTGCGGCTGGACCCAAAGCCCTCTCTTTGTAGGGGAAAGGGACAGCGCCCGTCGCGCTGCCCCGGCTGCTGAGCCCTCGGGTGCGGACGGGACTGTCCCCAGCAAGGCCTCCAGCCCCGAGCCTCAGTACAGTCCCCAAGAGTCCAGGTCCTTCAATCCCAAGGACATGGGGACAAAGCCACCCTTCAAGTCCACCCTGTTCCATTTTATAGAAAGGACCCCAAATATGCCAGGCTCAGAAAAGAGGCTCAGAAGCACTTCCAAAGTGATTGAAAGTTTACAAGAGAAACTGGCTTCGCCCCCTAGGAGAGCAGACCCCGGCCGCTTGATGAGGATGAAGGAGGTGAGCTCCGTGTCCCGGATGAGGCTCCTGACCTCCCGGAGCACTGACTCCACAGAGGAGGCTGAGGAACCGAAGGCCGAGAGGGACCCCGGGATGCAGCCCGGAGGCCCGGTGTCTCTGAATGCCAGGGACCTGGCTCGGAAGGCCGGGCTCCCACTCGTGGTCTCCAAGGGCGCCCTCCCGCCAGAAGAAGACGGTCGTCCAACGGCACACGGGGAGAAGAAGACCATCCATCAGGATTTCTGGTGCCCAG